The following is a genomic window from Chiloscyllium punctatum isolate Juve2018m chromosome 32, sChiPun1.3, whole genome shotgun sequence.
TTCCCCAGTCTTGTCATTTACAACTGACTTGTCCAATGGCAGGTTAGTGTGGTACATTATAAATTAGCAGTTCAAGTTCAGTTGTTAAAAATCAATTGTAATAGTCATTGTTGTGAGCTGTCATTCATATTTTGGACTAATTTTATAAGATTTTGTTCTCAGCTATGGCTCCTACCTGGTGTGGAAGGAATTGGATGGATTCACTGATAAAGCATTGATCCCACTTGGTTTATATGGAACTCAACTTGTCCTTAATTGGGCATGGACTCCTATTTTCTTCGGGGCACACAAGAAGGGACTGGTAGGTGTATGGATCctgtggggagaaggagatttgTTTGGTGGGGACTATAATATTTTCAATATGTTAACTATTTAATCTTGCTAGAAGTTGCCTTTCCTTTTCTGAAGGCATTAACTCCCTGACATGGTACAGTCCGTGTCACTTTTGATGCTGTGGTACTTGGCTCACGTTTTATTTATTGTAGAACCTAAGCAGTGTTGGTAGGAAATTTGACTAAAGGGAGCATTATAGTAAGATCCAATCTTGTTATCCATTCAACATTTCCAGACAGGGACACTGAGGCCAATTCAAGCAGCCTTTGTTCTTTAGTTAGGGCTATAGAAAACCATAGAGCCATACAAAAGTTACAACACAgaaagaagtcattcagtccaccatgtgtgctgtagctgtataaaCTGGCTGACAACTTTAATCCATTTCCAGCATCTGGTCTGTAGCCTCAGAAATTGCAGTGCTTGAGGTGCAGATCGAAACTCCTTTTAAACAGCTTGAGAATTTCTGTCTCAACCATCGAATTAGGTAGTGAATTCCAGACGCCaccctgtgttttttttaaaaaatcacacaacaccaggttatagtccaacaggtttaatcggaagcacactggtgtgcttccaattaaacctgttggactctaacctggtgttgtgatttttagctttgtacaccccagtcgaacaccagcatctccaaatcatgacttttttttttctcatgtCTCCTTGAATCCTTCTACCAATCATCTTAAATATGTGTACCCTGGTGACTAACCTCTGCAAGGAGAAACAGGCCTTCCCTGTCCACTGATCAAAgctctttttttaaattttgtccGCCTCAATTAgataacccctcagcctctactGTTATAAGGAAACAGCCTTAGCCTATCCACTTTGTTCCTCATTGTTGCAATTTTCAAGCCCTGGCAACATTCATATGAATCTCCTCTCTCTACGGCAATAATGTCCTTCCAGTAATGTGATGAGCAGGACTTCAAATAaaattccagctgtggcctaaccagtgtctttTATAATTCCAGCATTACATCCTTGCTTTTGTATTCAATACCTCacacaatgaaggaaagcattccaTATTCTTTCTTTACCATATTATCTACTCGTCCCACCAAGTACATGAATCTGTGGAGGTGCAGTCCAAGTTCTCTCATGTCCTCTATCCCTCTCAAAACCTGTTTTTCCTGTATACTCTCACTTTGCCCActccaaatgcattacctcacaattctccatttgccattagtgtgttttgagaagatttgtagctcaggttgaggttctgaatgcaagtttgctcactgagccaccgtacaagataacatcatcaatgaggctctggtgaagtgctgatgttatgtcctgctttctatttgtgtattttgggtttccttgggttggatATGTCATTTCTGGttgtttttctcagagggtggtagatggggtccaaatcaatgtttGTTGACagtgttccagttggaatgccatgcttctaggaattctcgtgcgtgtctttagttggcttgtcctaagatggatgtgttgtcccagtcagtggtgtccttcctcatctgtatgtaaggatactagtcaTCACGTCTTTTGGTGgtgagttgatgttcatgtatcctggtggctagttttctgcctgtttgtccaatgtcgtgcttgttacagttcttgcaaggtattttgtaaatgacaataGTTTCGCTTGTTGTCTGaacagggtctttcaagttcattagctgctgttttagtgtgttggtgggtttggggactaccatgatgccaaggggtctgagtagtctggcagtcatttccaagatgtctttgaggTAAGGGAGGGTGGCTAGGGTTCCTGGACATATTTTGTTCTCTTGTTTGGGACAAAatgtccatcctaggacaagccgaccagagacatgcacaagaattccttgaagcatggcattccaaccagaactctatcaacaaacacattgatttggaccccatttaccaccctctaaGAAAAAGAtccggaaatgatgtcaccaacccaaggaaacccaaaacACATAGAAAAAGCAGGACATAACACCAATGCTTCAGaggaggctcattgatgatgcctagtatggtgatgaaacgtctgaaaaccaaccttccagctcagcgagcaaacttacatccagaatccatttgccatttttccaCCCAAACTATTGTATTACCCTGCAGTTGACATCCAACCACTTCATAGTCAACTGCATGGCTATTTTTTGTCATCTACAAAGTTACCAAACATTTAAGTTTAAATCATTAgtaacataatttttaaaaaaaattacaaacctCTCTCTGTTCGCTAAAACAATAACTGACCATTACATTATGTTGTCTGTCACTGAGCCAATTTGGGATTCAACTTGCAGTATTCACTCTTTCATTTTTATGACCAGTCTGCCCAATGGGACCTTGCCAAATACTTTACTGGAGTCCATGCTGACAACAGccactgcactaccctcatcaattctctaaAAATTCAATTAAGTTTTGAAGACCCAATCttcccttaacaaaaccatgttgactatccctgattaatCCACGCCTTTCCAAGTAATAGTTAATCCTACTCTATGTTGATTCCAGCAATTTGCCGACCACCTGAGGTCAGACTGAGCGGCCCATAATTATTTTGCCTGCCCTTCACACCCTTCTTGAATAGGGGTACAACATTTGCAGAATTTCAGTCATCTGGTACTTCTCCCATATTTAATGAAGATTGAAAATGATCCTCAGAGTATCCATtatttcctccctggcttccttTAACAGCCTAAGGTATAATCCATCTGGCTCTGGTGATTTATCAACTTCAAAATGGTCAGTCCTATCCTTCTTATGTTTAGTTTAACTATTATTTCACACTCCTACTCTTCAAGAATATCTGTTTCATCTCTATCTTTTGTGAAGATggcacagtggctgagtggttagcactgctgcctcacagtgccagggacccgggttcgattccagcctcggcaaatgtctgtgtagagtttgcatattctccctgtgtctgcgtggatttcctccgggtgctctggtttcctcccacaatcacaatgATGTGCAGATTACaatgatgtgcagattagggtgaattggccatgctatattgcccatggTGTTTCAGGGATGCATAggctaggtgcattggtcagggtagatatgagatggggggatgggtctgcatgggttgctcttcagagggtcgctgtggacttgttgagctgaagggcctatttccacacatgATTCAGAGGTAGAATACTCATCAAGAACCCTGCCAACATTCTACACACAAGTTTCATTTTTAACAGGCCAGCCCTTTCCTTAGGTAaaatcaaggactgcagatgctggaaaccagagtctagattagagtgatgctggaaaagcacagcaggtcaggcagcatccaaggagcaggaaaatcgacatgttgggcaaaagcccttcatcaggaatccttagCCATCCTCCTGCTCTTAACATACTAATAAAATATCTTTGCATTTTCCTGATTTTTACCAGCTAAAGCTTTTTGTATTCTTTGTTTTCCTAGTTTTCTTTCTTGCCAGTCCTATAAATTCTATACACTTCTAACCTTCATAGAGTATTACTTTTTAAATTGTTATAAGCTCTATTTTCTGCTTAATCTTATCCTGAATGCTTTTGGATAACCAAGGAACTTGTAGGCTGCTATCCATACTGTTCCTGTAGGATCTTGCTATTGAGTGTCTTCCACTGATATTTTTTTCAAATAACTGTAGTGAGTCCACTTTTTTTCCAGAAGCCAGATCTCTTAGTTTTGAAAAGTTTGCCTTTTCCAATTTAGAAGTTTTACTCCTGTTCTttgtccttttccataattatgctaaatcTAAGTATATTATGCTCAACATAAGGGTCATCCATGTCTGCTTCATCCAGCTGTCTAGCCTCGTTTCCTCAGATAAAATCAAGAATTGCACCCTCTCTCATTGGGCTTGTCATGTGCTAGCTAACAAAAGTTTCCCTTGAATACAGTTCAATAATTTTGTTTTCTGTGTATCTTTCACACTTAGTTGATATTTGACTAAGTGAAGTCCACAACTGTTGTTGCCCTATTTGGCACTACTTGCTCCACTAATTCTCACCATTTGGGAGTCtactaatatatatatataaaatagagCACTATGTACCTAACACTGCCTCTCTTCTGTTTCTGAGCTCAACCCATGTGGTCTAATTTGATTCATTTGGTATACTGCCCCTTTTTATTCTTTAATAATGCTACACCTTTAATAATATGTTCTTATTTGATCCCTTTCTTTACCTTGTTTGAATAGTGACTGTAAAAGCTTCTATTATATTTTTATCACATTGCTGACCATGGGTCTCACCAGCTCTTTCTGCTTGCAATTAGGGTAGATTGGAAGGATCTACAAGTTTTATAATCAACTGTTTAGCCATGTTATAAACACACCTTCCTTGATCAAAATTTGGACTGGGACTGAAACCCAAAGTTTCTTACACAGACGCAGGAACAAGACCCACTGCACAAGACCACCAGCTCCCCTAAACGCAAATATAAATTAGTAAAGATGAGAAAATCACTCTAGTCTGGCTGTATTACTACCAGATAAATACTCCGCCAACTGCTCCCATATCTTAATTAGTATGAGCTTTGCACTAAAGCGCCCACTAGTCTTGCATCCTCACAACCTCCATTCCTTTCATGGGTGGTTGCAAGGTGCTAACATTTATTTTCTTGGAAGTGAGGCAGATATTTTAGGTGGAAATTGGAATTGTCAAATTGTCATAGCCTTCGTTTACCTCCCCATCACATCCAAAAAATGTAAAAGTCAAAATAATTTTCCTCCGCTTAGCTGTTTGTCTGACAGGCACATGAGTGGAGAACTGGGAATGAAGTTATAACAAGTGTTCAGTTATGTAGCTTTTAGAACAACAGTCTGTACTACTATTACTGGGCTTCAGCCTTTCCACTTCATGGAATGCTTGGGAATAAATGCAACAAGTCCCAATTTTTGGTTCAAGCTTTGTAAATTACCAAAGCTTATTCCTGGACAAACAGCTATGTAATattaaaaaacagaaattacttcaAAAAGATTTTGTTCAGATCTGACAAACTGTTTGCTTTCTATGATGTAAAAAAGATTTATATTGGTTTAAAAAAAGCTTGGACACACTGTTGGAAAATTTCATTCTTTATCGAAAAATAGAGAAAGTGTAGTTAAATAATAGTAACTGATTTATGCTCTAAAACACATCTATTACCCTAATAGTGGGTTAATAATTATATTGTATTATGGGCTTTGTGTCAACTCACTTTAGTCAAAGCATTTAGTGTCTCGAACATCCTCCACAGTTACTTGGAATGCATGGAATGCCTTTTGCACATTGGAGATAGTGACGTGGCTCAGTGGAACTTGAGGGCAGACACAATAATTCAATAGAATGGCATTATGGTGTTTCAAAATTGTTTAGCCTACATGTATTGGACTGCCCTAAATTATTTTAGGGCTGAAACTGAGTTACAGGAATAATTCTATCGCAGAGCAGTGTTGCAGGCACAGCCATTTTCTTGACAATTCCATTTTTGTTGCAGGCTTTTATTGAACTAGTCTGCGTTTATGCTACAGCAGCAGCTACAACTGTGACTTGGTACCCCATCAACAAAACAGCTGCTTATCTAATGGTTCCTTATTTGGCCTGGTTGACTTTGGCTTCAGCTCTTAATTACTGCGTCTGGAGGGACAACAAGGATAAGGACGATTAGAACTACTAATTACGGTGGAGCATCTGGAATCCAACTATACTGGCAAATTGAAGAATGTTGATTATGTCTACAGAATTCAAGATTATAATTAAACCTTCGGCTTATACTTAATTCTTTGTTTCGGTGGTTTTCTTTAGCATTTCTCATAAAGAAAGTCGACTGAATAACAACAATGCACTTACAGTAAACCGTGAAGCTGCAATGACAAGGAAGTCTTCACATTTCCAGCCATTCTCATACATTGGGCTTTACTTAACGGTACGAAGCAAGGCAGATGTCCTTGTGGGAGAAGTCCTGCTTCAATTTCCTTGTGGTGGCTTGATAACAAGGATTGTGTCCTGATTATTGACGGCTGTATGGCATTCAAGAGGAATAGGAAGCTGGATAAAGCTGGAAGGTGGCACTGTTAGTCAAATGGCATTTGTGCCATTGTTAGAGATGACCTTGATTCAAGAGATGAGGAGATCAGTTTGGATGGAGATAAGGAATAATAAGGGAAAAGAGTCCATTAGTGGGAGTGGTCGACAAGCCTCCCA
Proteins encoded in this region:
- the LOC140458105 gene encoding translocator protein-like, whose protein sequence is MPSTWVHAFGFTLLPNVGGIFGSRITRKEIAGWYATLKKPSWCPPNWVFGPVWTTLYTSMGYGSYLVWKELDGFTDKALIPLGLYGTQLVLNWAWTPIFFGAHKKGLAFIELVCVYATAAATTVTWYPINKTAAYLMVPYLAWLTLASALNYCVWRDNKDKDD